Proteins encoded in a region of the Euleptes europaea isolate rEulEur1 chromosome 3, rEulEur1.hap1, whole genome shotgun sequence genome:
- the SYCN gene encoding syncollin yields MKTSQSLLLLPLLCALAWAQCPAPAELKNPNGTKICAQLYTDNSPYYDQCCKGSVLLVQPDEDQPYVPSAFNNKVSSLVVAPRCELSVWSRKGKAGNTRKFKSGAFPRLQEYRRGIFGDWDDSISAFYCKCS; encoded by the coding sequence ATGAAGACCTCTCagagcctcctcctcctgccgctgCTCTGTGCCCTGGCCTGGGCCCAGTGCCCGGCCCCCGCCGAGCTGAAGAATCCCAACGGCACCAAGATCTGTGCCCAGCTCTACACAGACAACAGCCCCTACTACGACCAGTGCTGCAAGGGCAGCGTGCTACTGGTGCAGCCGGATGAAGACCAGCCCTACGTCCCGTCGGCCTTCAACAACAAGGTGTCCTCCTTGGTGGTGGCCCCCCGCTGCGAGCTGTCGGTCTGGTCCCGGAAGGGCAAAGCTGGCAATACGAGGAAATTTAAGAGCGGGGCATTCCCCCGGCTCCAAGAGTACCGAAGGGGGATTTTCGGAGACTGGGACGATTCCATCTCGGCCTTCTATTGCAAGTGCTCTTGA